In Actinoplanes sp. NBC_00393, a single genomic region encodes these proteins:
- a CDS encoding Na+/H+ antiporter, whose protein sequence is MNVESSLVFVLAAVAVVVVVRWIANRTGLPAAALLPIIGVGYALLPGPNISLDPDIVLTLVLPPLLYSAALDASLGGIRRNLRTVVSLSVVLVLLTALAIGFCFSWFVSGATLAAGIAIGAAVAPPDPVAALAVGRRVGLPPKIVTLIQGEGLLNDATALTILSVAVAAATGDDFSAPSALGRFLIAAAGGVAVGVLVAFAVRLLSRPLSSDPMMANAVSLATPFVAYLIGEHVHVSGVLAVVIAGLVVGHHTPRSASGAGRLQTSAVWRLVDFLLEGCVFLLIGQQLPAVVQGLAQYDTATIVIAVTISVGVVLVLRPVWLLLTQSLPRSLHTWLGGDRLDRDAGDNADEATPSPAERRREQRLTGREVVALSWSGTRGVISLAAISTIPLVTDSGAPFPARDLLLFCTFVVVLVTLVGQGLTFAPIVRALGLHADEKDQARLRNEARSASVEAALAALDDLQAQEHDDIHIHMIETMRAQLGARLTRYQGRLTLLRESDSKNLPVSPGYEAALHVRRVAIDAQRDELLRWRDAGWLPDEGLRVLERELDREEGLLPDRPVRRRENT, encoded by the coding sequence GTGAACGTCGAGTCGTCCCTGGTGTTCGTCCTTGCCGCTGTCGCAGTGGTCGTGGTGGTGCGATGGATCGCCAATCGAACCGGCCTGCCTGCCGCGGCGCTGCTGCCGATCATCGGTGTCGGGTACGCGCTGCTGCCGGGACCCAACATTTCGCTGGACCCCGACATCGTGCTGACGCTGGTGCTGCCACCGCTGCTGTACAGCGCGGCTCTGGACGCTTCTCTGGGCGGGATCCGGCGCAATTTGCGTACGGTGGTGAGCCTGTCGGTGGTCCTGGTCCTGCTGACGGCCCTGGCGATCGGTTTCTGCTTCTCGTGGTTCGTCTCGGGCGCGACCCTGGCCGCCGGTATCGCGATCGGTGCGGCGGTGGCGCCGCCTGACCCGGTGGCCGCGCTCGCCGTCGGGCGACGGGTAGGGCTGCCCCCGAAAATCGTCACACTGATCCAGGGTGAAGGGCTGCTCAACGACGCGACCGCCCTCACCATCCTGAGTGTCGCCGTGGCCGCCGCCACGGGTGACGACTTCTCGGCGCCGTCGGCACTGGGCCGGTTCCTGATCGCGGCGGCAGGCGGGGTGGCCGTCGGCGTGCTGGTCGCCTTCGCCGTCCGCCTTCTGTCCCGGCCGCTGAGCAGCGATCCGATGATGGCCAATGCGGTCTCGCTGGCCACCCCGTTCGTTGCCTACCTGATCGGCGAACACGTTCACGTCTCCGGCGTGCTGGCGGTGGTCATCGCCGGGCTCGTCGTCGGGCACCACACGCCCCGGTCGGCCTCGGGTGCGGGCCGGCTACAGACGAGCGCGGTATGGCGGCTGGTCGACTTCCTGCTCGAAGGCTGCGTGTTCCTGCTGATCGGCCAGCAACTGCCCGCCGTCGTACAGGGGCTGGCGCAGTACGACACCGCCACCATCGTCATCGCCGTCACGATCAGCGTCGGTGTTGTTCTGGTGCTGCGGCCGGTGTGGCTGCTGCTGACCCAGTCACTGCCGCGCTCGCTGCACACCTGGCTGGGCGGTGACCGGCTGGACCGGGACGCCGGTGACAATGCCGACGAGGCGACGCCGTCTCCCGCAGAGCGACGGCGTGAGCAGCGACTGACGGGCCGTGAGGTCGTCGCTTTGAGCTGGTCGGGAACTCGCGGGGTGATCAGTCTGGCGGCGATCTCCACCATTCCGCTGGTCACCGACAGCGGCGCGCCGTTTCCGGCCCGGGACCTGCTGTTGTTCTGCACGTTCGTCGTCGTGCTCGTCACCCTGGTGGGCCAGGGACTCACCTTCGCGCCGATCGTCCGGGCGCTCGGGCTCCACGCTGACGAGAAAGATCAGGCTCGTCTTCGCAACGAGGCGCGCTCCGCCTCCGTGGAGGCCGCTCTCGCCGCGCTCGACGACCTGCAGGCACAGGAACACGATGACATCCACATCCATATGATCGAGACGATGCGGGCTCAACTCGGTGCCCGGCTGACCCGTTACCAGGGCCGGCTCACTCTGCTGCGCGAAAGCGACTCGAAGAACCTGCCGGTGTCGCCGGGGTACGAGGCGGCTCTGCATGTCCGCCGAGTAGCGATCGATGCCCAGCGCGACGAGCTCCTGCGATGGCGCGATGCCGGCTGGTTGCCCGACGAGGGGCTTCGGGTACTGGAACGCGAACTCGACCGGGAGGAAGGACTCCTGCCCGACCGGCCGGTGCGCCGGCGCGAGAACACATGA
- a CDS encoding lysophospholipid acyltransferase family protein — protein sequence MERNRSAPATDSTGRIPPVYRAVMAAAGPIVRWWGRLEVVGLHHLPRSGATIVAANHDSAWDPVVIAFAARRHRQIQALAKSSLWKNPLLRRVLDGMGQIPVRRGQADTDALDAAVRCLSASGCLGIFPEGSRSQGRQLRARSGVGRLAEAVPQARIVCAAVSGTVDIAGFPRRPRLKVTFFEPTPSSPSESALELAARLTAELRAVAPVAAGRRS from the coding sequence ATGGAACGCAACCGTTCTGCCCCCGCGACCGACAGCACCGGTCGGATTCCGCCGGTCTATCGAGCCGTCATGGCGGCGGCAGGACCGATTGTCCGCTGGTGGGGCCGCCTCGAGGTGGTCGGCTTGCACCACCTTCCCAGGAGCGGCGCGACAATCGTCGCGGCCAACCATGACAGCGCCTGGGATCCCGTGGTCATCGCGTTCGCCGCGCGCCGGCACCGGCAGATTCAGGCCCTCGCCAAATCATCACTCTGGAAGAATCCGTTGTTGCGCCGCGTGCTCGACGGAATGGGGCAGATCCCCGTCCGGCGCGGCCAGGCCGACACGGACGCGCTGGATGCCGCGGTGCGGTGTCTTTCCGCCAGCGGCTGCCTCGGGATCTTTCCTGAAGGTAGCCGCTCACAGGGCCGGCAGTTGCGGGCCCGCAGCGGTGTCGGACGTCTCGCCGAAGCGGTGCCGCAGGCCCGCATCGTCTGTGCGGCGGTCTCCGGGACGGTGGACATCGCCGGTTTCCCTCGGCGCCCGCGGCTGAAGGTGACGTTCTTCGAACCCACACCATCGTCGCCGTCGGAATCCGCGCTGGAATTGGCCGCGAGGCTGACCGCCGAACTCCGCGCCGTCGCCCCGGTTGCGGCGGGACGACGCTCATAG
- a CDS encoding ATP-binding protein translates to MTGLCRAGAALVPGIAGMGLSAGSVGSEPRIRFSSDTASSQLESAQLTLDEGPCRDATATRRPVLAADLTVGSWRQRWPRFTPAALAAGVRAVFALPLHAGGVRHDGAVDLYRRAPGPLNSADQLAAATLTAATAELLTLERHGLDLSGGFPHGWHGTRTGTAAGVDFAVMPKPVPHAVDGVLLACWFGPAMLGPVRGQVRVIAAGQGLHGNDVHRLVLAVHEAVTNVVQHGGGNGQLLLWRRDGRLWCEISDHGPGLAATGPAGEHATTDGDHSGGGGLQVIRQACTSLDIATDATGTRLLLSYRLGA, encoded by the coding sequence GTGACCGGGTTGTGCCGCGCGGGCGCGGCGCTGGTGCCGGGCATCGCCGGGATGGGCTTGTCGGCCGGCTCGGTCGGGTCCGAGCCGCGCATCCGGTTCTCCAGCGACACGGCCAGCTCGCAACTGGAGTCCGCGCAGCTCACTCTGGACGAGGGGCCGTGCCGCGACGCCACCGCGACGCGGCGGCCGGTGCTGGCCGCCGACCTGACCGTTGGGTCGTGGCGGCAGCGGTGGCCCCGGTTCACGCCGGCCGCGCTGGCCGCCGGAGTGCGGGCGGTGTTCGCACTGCCCCTGCATGCCGGTGGGGTCCGCCACGACGGGGCCGTCGACCTGTACCGCCGCGCGCCCGGCCCGTTGAACAGCGCCGATCAGCTGGCGGCGGCGACCCTCACCGCCGCGACCGCCGAACTGCTCACCCTCGAGCGTCATGGCCTGGATCTGAGCGGCGGGTTCCCCCACGGCTGGCACGGTACTCGTACCGGGACTGCGGCCGGCGTGGACTTCGCCGTCATGCCCAAACCCGTGCCGCACGCTGTGGACGGTGTGCTGCTGGCCTGCTGGTTCGGGCCGGCGATGCTGGGCCCGGTACGCGGACAGGTCCGCGTCATCGCCGCCGGCCAAGGGTTGCACGGCAACGACGTGCACCGGCTCGTGCTCGCCGTGCACGAGGCGGTGACCAACGTCGTGCAGCACGGCGGCGGGAACGGCCAGCTGCTGCTGTGGCGCCGGGACGGCCGGCTGTGGTGCGAGATCAGCGACCACGGCCCAGGCCTCGCCGCCACTGGGCCGGCCGGGGAGCACGCCACCACCGATGGGGACCATTCCGGTGGGGGCGGTTTGCAGGTCATCCGGCAGGCCTGCACCAGTCTGGACATCGCCACCGATGCCACCGGCACCCGCCTGCTGCTGAGCTACCGGCTCGGAGCGTGA
- a CDS encoding STAS domain-containing protein, producing MNHGGEADGRIAVTEVRLYDGAVLVAVTGELDIGTTATFHYQLSEILDGCDGQRLDLDLSALDFCDLSGLRALHALGRACAQDRCPVRITTAGPALNVLLHLTQTPTLLDYTPPQEHSEDG from the coding sequence ATGAACCATGGTGGCGAGGCTGACGGCCGGATCGCCGTCACCGAGGTCCGGCTGTACGACGGTGCTGTCCTCGTCGCGGTCACCGGCGAGCTCGACATCGGCACCACCGCCACGTTTCACTACCAGCTGTCGGAGATCCTCGACGGCTGCGACGGTCAACGCCTGGACCTTGACCTGTCCGCCCTGGATTTCTGTGACCTCTCCGGCTTGCGTGCCCTGCACGCCCTTGGCCGCGCCTGCGCTCAGGATCGGTGCCCGGTACGGATCACCACGGCCGGGCCGGCCCTGAATGTGCTGCTGCACCTGACCCAGACTCCAACGCTCTTGGACTACACGCCGCCGCAGGAACACTCCGAAGACGGCTGA
- a CDS encoding RICIN domain-containing protein yields the protein MLGTAFQIKNIARRRWGIVFAASLVTILSFGSASRADATSAQQVSAAESHALAGPAVPPTQWVYIRSFLSDLNLGVSGSSPNNGAPIIQWKREGKQDQAWKFIKPTSSSTSSYIVNAGTSSWKAMGVSGGSKANGGKIIQWDYLGVADQIWRLEEVGTNSYQKIYYRLVNLNSDKCLAVPNGATTPVQAIQWDCSYNRPDQWWFLPPWPAS from the coding sequence TTGCTGGGCACTGCATTCCAGATCAAGAACATCGCTCGGCGGCGATGGGGCATCGTCTTCGCCGCGTCGCTGGTTACCATCCTGAGCTTCGGGTCCGCATCGCGGGCCGACGCCACGTCGGCGCAGCAGGTGAGCGCGGCTGAATCCCATGCGTTGGCCGGCCCGGCAGTGCCGCCTACCCAGTGGGTGTATATCAGAAGTTTCCTCAGCGATCTCAACCTCGGCGTCAGCGGTTCGAGCCCCAATAATGGCGCGCCGATCATCCAGTGGAAGAGGGAGGGCAAGCAGGACCAGGCGTGGAAATTCATCAAGCCGACGTCCAGCAGCACGTCCTCGTACATTGTTAATGCCGGCACCTCCTCATGGAAGGCGATGGGTGTCAGCGGAGGAAGCAAGGCGAACGGGGGCAAGATAATCCAGTGGGACTATCTTGGCGTGGCAGATCAGATCTGGAGGCTCGAAGAGGTCGGGACCAATAGCTATCAGAAGATCTATTATCGACTGGTGAACCTCAATAGCGATAAGTGCCTGGCCGTTCCCAATGGCGCCACGACTCCCGTGCAGGCCATCCAGTGGGACTGTTCATACAATCGGCCTGACCAGTGGTGGTTCCTTCCGCCCTGGCCGGCGTCGTAA
- a CDS encoding response regulator transcription factor — protein sequence MPIRVLVADDQAVIRTGLRVMLDAQPDVEVVGEASDGREAVRLARDLRPDVCLFDIRMPELDGLAATRQLAGPGVPDPMVVVVITTFDLDEYVYGALRAGARGFLLKDAGPDLLVQAVRSAAAGDALIAPSVTVRLLQTFADVPTGRPAVQPISPITAREDEVLLAVARGLTNTEIADTLYISLSTVKTHLASLMAKLGARNRVEIAMWAYETRRIIPAT from the coding sequence GTGCCCATTCGCGTACTCGTCGCTGACGACCAGGCCGTCATCCGCACCGGCCTGCGGGTCATGCTCGACGCCCAACCCGACGTCGAGGTGGTCGGCGAGGCGTCCGACGGGCGCGAGGCCGTACGCCTGGCCCGTGACCTGCGCCCCGACGTCTGCCTGTTCGACATCCGCATGCCCGAGCTCGACGGCCTCGCAGCCACCCGGCAGTTGGCCGGTCCCGGCGTACCCGACCCGATGGTCGTCGTCGTGATCACCACGTTCGACCTGGACGAGTACGTCTACGGCGCGCTGCGCGCCGGCGCCCGCGGCTTCCTGCTCAAGGACGCCGGGCCGGACCTGCTGGTCCAGGCCGTGCGCTCGGCCGCCGCCGGTGACGCGCTGATCGCCCCGAGCGTCACCGTGCGCCTGCTGCAGACCTTCGCGGACGTGCCGACCGGCCGGCCCGCCGTCCAACCGATCAGCCCGATCACCGCCCGCGAGGACGAGGTGCTGCTCGCGGTGGCCCGCGGCCTGACCAACACCGAGATCGCCGACACCCTCTACATCAGCCTCAGCACCGTGAAGACGCACCTGGCGAGCCTGATGGCCAAGCTCGGCGCCCGCAACCGGGTCGAGATCGCGATGTGGGCCTACGAGACGCGCCGGATCATTCCGGCCACCTGA
- a CDS encoding sensor histidine kinase → MLRDDLRAFWTEPRPPGAPARVWRDWVLLAAGLSGVVLEAVLHTDLAWRPVAVAEAVLLCVLTLWRRTHPLAVAASGFGSIIALQVLSTVFAAPEPVGLYASLVVLTLVYALPRWGSGREIVLGAALILTTFALSVTTDDVPVGDQIGGFVFLSMPAVIGASVRFWDTARERQLERARSFERERIARELHDTVAHHVSAMVIRAQAGRVVAASDPAAAVEALEGVEEEGARTLEEMRAMVAALRDSRTTGADLAPQAGVGDLHRLLRSHAGHLRVDLDLDGELAALSPAVDAAVYRIVQESVTNAMRHAVGATEVVVRVVGDPQRVRVTVADDGTRTGRGRAGYGLTGLRERAGLLGGELRAGPGADRGWQVEAELPRGRTDDRAHSRTRR, encoded by the coding sequence GTGCTGCGAGACGACCTGCGAGCCTTCTGGACCGAACCGCGGCCACCCGGCGCCCCGGCCCGGGTGTGGCGCGACTGGGTCCTTCTCGCTGCGGGCCTGTCCGGCGTGGTGCTGGAGGCCGTACTGCATACCGATCTCGCATGGCGGCCGGTCGCGGTAGCGGAAGCCGTCTTGCTGTGCGTGCTGACCCTGTGGCGGCGGACCCACCCACTGGCGGTGGCCGCCTCCGGCTTCGGCTCGATCATCGCGCTCCAGGTGCTCTCGACCGTTTTCGCCGCTCCGGAACCGGTCGGGCTCTACGCCAGCCTGGTCGTGCTCACGCTGGTGTACGCGCTGCCCCGCTGGGGGTCGGGCCGCGAGATCGTTCTGGGTGCTGCGCTGATCCTGACGACCTTCGCGCTGTCGGTAACCACCGACGACGTCCCGGTCGGCGACCAGATCGGCGGCTTCGTGTTCCTGTCCATGCCCGCGGTGATCGGGGCGTCCGTACGGTTCTGGGACACCGCCCGCGAACGGCAGCTGGAACGGGCCCGCTCCTTCGAACGGGAGCGGATCGCCAGGGAGTTGCACGACACGGTCGCCCACCACGTCTCCGCCATGGTGATCCGCGCCCAGGCCGGCCGGGTCGTCGCCGCCTCGGACCCGGCCGCCGCCGTCGAAGCCCTCGAAGGGGTCGAGGAGGAAGGCGCCCGCACCCTGGAGGAGATGCGTGCCATGGTCGCCGCGCTGCGCGACAGCCGGACGACCGGTGCCGACCTCGCTCCGCAGGCCGGCGTCGGCGACCTGCACCGGCTGCTGCGCTCGCACGCCGGTCACCTGCGCGTCGATCTGGATCTCGACGGCGAGCTGGCCGCACTGTCACCGGCCGTGGACGCCGCGGTCTACCGCATCGTGCAGGAGTCGGTGACCAACGCGATGCGCCACGCGGTCGGCGCCACCGAGGTCGTGGTCCGGGTCGTCGGAGACCCCCAGCGGGTACGCGTCACCGTCGCCGATGACGGTACCCGCACCGGCCGGGGCCGCGCCGGATACGGGCTGACCGGGCTGCGCGAGCGTGCCGGCCTGCTCGGCGGGGAGTTGCGGGCCGGTCCGGGCGCCGACCGGGGCTGGCAGGTGGAGGCCGAGCTGCCCAGGGGAAGGACGGACGACCGTGCCCATTCGCGTACTCGTCGCTGA
- a CDS encoding MMPL family transporter: MLSRTLFRLGAGAARRPWRVIALWLLTAAIAVAAAAASGGKTADSMTAPGLDSGYAAELLERAGTGQQGMTAQVVVTPAEAGATFSADGAARAALLRLQSEVRALPHVLSAGDAESGGLISADGRIAVIRVQYPEQSELSGADLDALVELGDRMRGELPLRIEMGGDLFFAFSDAGAGIGELVGLLAAATILFLAFGSLIAAALPIGMALFGLTVGVSLMTVLASVTEIPTFGPVLGSMVGLGVGIDYALFVLARHREYLAGGVDPHEAAGRAVATAGRPVLFAGATVVVSILGMAAANVPFMTMGGIAVSLVVAIMVVASVTLLPAFLGVSGRRLTRVHRFARRSGTAGGGWQRWIRHVNRHPILYAVGAAGLLVLATLPVFSLRVGLPDDGSQPASRTERRAYDLVAEGFGPGANGPLVIAVDAAGDPGVVDRLVTAVAKDPGVASVMPAQVDEATGIASLVVIPATGPQEKATTNTVARLRADVLPGAVGPGPAKAHVGGAAASLSDVGERTSERLPLFIGAVLALSFVLLLLVFRSVLVPLKAVLLNLLSIGATYGLMVAVFQWGWGGSLIGLESTVPIVSFIPMFLFAILFGLSMDYEVFLLSRVREEYLRTGDNAIAIVRGIAGSARVITSAALIMVAVFLSFAVASDPSTKMFGFGLATAIFVDATLVRMVLVPATMTLLGRANWWLPSWLDRLLPRSPDSSEVDGLAPEAGPVLAAVR, encoded by the coding sequence ATGCTTTCCCGAACCCTCTTCCGGCTGGGTGCCGGCGCAGCGCGCCGGCCCTGGCGGGTGATCGCGCTGTGGCTGCTGACCGCGGCGATCGCCGTTGCGGCCGCGGCCGCCTCCGGCGGTAAGACCGCCGACTCGATGACCGCGCCGGGACTCGACTCCGGCTACGCCGCGGAGCTGCTCGAACGCGCGGGAACCGGCCAGCAGGGCATGACCGCCCAGGTGGTCGTCACCCCGGCCGAGGCCGGTGCGACGTTCTCCGCCGACGGTGCCGCGCGTGCCGCTCTGCTGCGCCTGCAATCCGAGGTACGCGCCCTGCCGCACGTGTTGTCGGCCGGCGACGCCGAGTCCGGGGGTCTGATCTCCGCGGACGGGCGGATCGCGGTGATCCGGGTGCAGTACCCCGAGCAGAGCGAGCTCTCGGGCGCCGACCTGGACGCTCTGGTCGAGCTCGGCGACCGGATGCGCGGCGAGTTGCCGCTGCGCATCGAGATGGGCGGAGACCTGTTCTTCGCCTTCTCCGACGCCGGCGCCGGGATCGGCGAACTGGTCGGCCTGCTCGCCGCCGCGACGATCCTGTTCCTGGCGTTCGGTTCGCTGATCGCCGCGGCGCTGCCGATCGGGATGGCGCTGTTCGGGCTGACCGTCGGCGTCAGCCTCATGACGGTGCTCGCGTCGGTGACCGAGATTCCGACCTTCGGGCCGGTGCTGGGCAGCATGGTCGGGCTCGGGGTCGGTATCGACTACGCGTTGTTCGTGCTCGCCCGGCACCGCGAGTACCTGGCCGGCGGCGTCGACCCGCACGAGGCGGCCGGGCGGGCGGTGGCCACCGCCGGGCGGCCGGTGCTGTTCGCCGGGGCGACCGTCGTGGTGTCGATCCTCGGCATGGCGGCCGCGAACGTGCCGTTCATGACGATGGGTGGCATCGCGGTCTCCCTCGTGGTCGCGATCATGGTGGTCGCGTCGGTGACGCTGCTGCCGGCCTTCCTCGGCGTCTCCGGGCGCCGGCTGACCAGGGTCCACCGGTTCGCCCGCCGATCCGGTACGGCCGGTGGCGGATGGCAACGCTGGATCCGGCACGTCAACCGGCACCCGATCTTGTACGCGGTGGGCGCGGCCGGGCTGCTGGTGCTCGCGACCCTGCCGGTGTTCAGCCTGCGGGTCGGCCTGCCCGACGACGGATCGCAGCCGGCGAGCCGCACCGAACGACGCGCGTACGACCTGGTCGCCGAAGGATTCGGGCCGGGGGCGAACGGGCCGCTCGTCATCGCCGTGGACGCCGCCGGCGACCCGGGTGTGGTGGACCGGCTGGTCACGGCGGTCGCGAAGGACCCGGGTGTCGCCTCGGTCATGCCGGCCCAGGTCGATGAGGCCACCGGCATCGCGAGCCTGGTGGTCATCCCGGCCACCGGACCTCAGGAGAAGGCCACCACCAACACCGTCGCCCGGCTGCGCGCCGACGTGCTGCCCGGTGCGGTCGGTCCGGGACCGGCGAAAGCCCACGTCGGCGGTGCGGCGGCCAGCCTGTCGGACGTGGGGGAGCGGACCAGCGAGCGGCTGCCCCTGTTCATCGGCGCGGTGCTGGCGCTGTCGTTCGTACTGTTGCTGCTGGTTTTCCGATCGGTGCTGGTGCCGCTGAAAGCGGTCCTGCTGAACCTGCTCAGCATCGGCGCGACCTACGGCCTGATGGTCGCGGTGTTCCAGTGGGGATGGGGTGGGTCGCTGATCGGGCTGGAGTCCACGGTGCCGATCGTGTCGTTCATCCCGATGTTCCTGTTCGCGATCCTGTTCGGGCTGTCGATGGACTACGAGGTGTTCCTGCTGTCCCGGGTCCGCGAGGAGTATCTGCGCACCGGCGACAACGCGATCGCGATTGTCCGGGGCATCGCGGGCAGCGCCCGGGTCATCACCTCGGCCGCGCTGATCATGGTCGCGGTGTTCCTGTCCTTCGCCGTCGCGAGCGATCCGTCGACCAAGATGTTCGGCTTCGGCCTGGCCACCGCGATCTTCGTGGACGCGACGCTGGTCCGCATGGTGCTGGTCCCGGCGACCATGACTCTGCTGGGCCGGGCCAACTGGTGGCTGCCGTCCTGGCTGGACCGGCTGCTGCCGCGCAGCCCGGACAGCAGCGAGGTGGACGGCCTCGCCCCCGAAGCAGGCCCGGTCCTCGCCGCGGTGCGCTGA
- a CDS encoding preprotein translocase subunit SecA, whose amino-acid sequence MALPGWAEFLRRWVVRPPGSAVDLRPLWAEVRGTGTPRAELCATARETAWQTLGLRPHDEQLVGALALIDGRVVQMATGEGKTLTAAIAAAELSKGGPVHVLTVNDYLARRDVEWMWPFYERLGVTVGWVTEASTPQERRVAYGRDVTYVSVNEAGFDFLRDGLCTDAAERVQQPLHAVIVDEADSILVDEARVPLVLAGSTGAEADLAPGIAALVRVMIRDEHYTVADENQAVHLTPAGIEFAEQGLGGVHLYQPENLDLLTAVNLALYASALLTRDVDYIVRDGRVELVDGFRGRVARRRRWPDGLQAAVEAKEGLTGSGGGTILATITLQALLGQYRKVAGMTGTALPVGEQLREFYRLEIAVLPPHRPCIRLDAPDRVHETTGQRDAAVVAEVTRAHATGRPVLLATPSVADSEALGARLRDAGIPCTVLNARNDAREAAIVAEAGLPGAVTVSTQMTGRGVDIRLGGSDQAEHARVAALGGLYVIGVGRHDSSRVDDQVRGRAGRQGDPGGSVFFVSKEDELLLRYGLRPAADAQRLAEQVDLEVHRNTWRYHYLLEQHRTAIAAYREEILTTDRALEVMARFHPVDRRLAAMPRQLLLFHLDQAWADYLSDMAELREGIHLRSIANLDPLDEFHRAAIPVFRQLIPAAEQRAADAFAALDPAAPDPVLDRPSATWTYVVDDTPFDAGLEQFFSGIRNLLRSGWSSTVGR is encoded by the coding sequence GTGGCGCTTCCGGGATGGGCGGAGTTCCTGCGGCGTTGGGTGGTGCGGCCGCCCGGCTCGGCGGTCGACCTGCGGCCGCTCTGGGCCGAGGTCCGGGGGACGGGGACGCCACGAGCCGAGCTCTGTGCGACCGCCCGGGAGACGGCGTGGCAGACGCTGGGGCTGCGGCCGCACGACGAGCAGCTCGTCGGGGCTCTGGCGCTGATCGACGGCCGGGTGGTGCAGATGGCGACCGGTGAGGGCAAGACCCTGACCGCCGCGATCGCTGCGGCCGAGCTCAGCAAGGGTGGGCCGGTTCACGTGCTGACCGTCAACGACTATCTGGCGCGGCGTGACGTGGAGTGGATGTGGCCGTTCTACGAGCGGCTCGGCGTCACCGTGGGCTGGGTGACGGAAGCCTCCACGCCGCAGGAGCGGCGGGTGGCGTATGGGCGGGACGTCACCTACGTCTCGGTCAACGAGGCCGGCTTCGACTTCCTCCGCGACGGGCTCTGCACCGATGCCGCGGAGCGGGTGCAGCAGCCCCTGCACGCCGTCATCGTCGACGAGGCGGACTCGATACTGGTCGACGAGGCGCGTGTGCCGCTGGTGCTGGCCGGTTCCACCGGGGCGGAGGCTGATCTGGCGCCCGGTATCGCCGCGCTGGTGCGGGTGATGATCCGCGACGAGCACTACACGGTCGCCGACGAGAACCAGGCCGTGCATCTCACCCCGGCCGGCATCGAGTTCGCCGAGCAGGGTCTCGGCGGTGTTCACCTCTACCAGCCGGAGAACCTGGATCTGCTGACCGCCGTCAATCTGGCGCTGTATGCGTCTGCGCTGCTCACCCGCGACGTCGACTACATCGTCCGGGACGGCCGGGTCGAACTCGTCGACGGCTTCCGTGGCCGGGTCGCCCGGCGCCGCCGCTGGCCCGACGGGCTCCAGGCCGCGGTCGAGGCCAAGGAGGGGCTGACCGGCAGCGGCGGCGGCACGATCCTGGCCACGATCACCCTGCAGGCGCTGCTCGGGCAGTACCGCAAGGTGGCCGGGATGACCGGCACCGCCCTGCCGGTCGGCGAGCAGCTGCGCGAGTTCTACCGCCTGGAGATCGCCGTCCTGCCGCCGCACCGGCCGTGCATCCGACTGGATGCACCCGACCGCGTCCACGAGACCACCGGGCAGCGTGACGCCGCCGTCGTCGCGGAGGTCACCCGGGCCCACGCGACCGGCCGGCCGGTACTCCTGGCGACGCCGAGTGTCGCCGACTCGGAGGCGCTCGGCGCCCGCCTGCGCGACGCGGGCATCCCGTGCACCGTCCTCAACGCCCGCAACGACGCCAGGGAAGCCGCGATCGTCGCCGAGGCCGGGCTGCCCGGGGCCGTCACCGTCTCCACCCAGATGACCGGCCGCGGCGTCGACATCCGGCTCGGCGGCAGTGACCAGGCCGAGCACGCGCGAGTCGCGGCGCTCGGCGGTCTCTACGTGATCGGGGTCGGCCGCCACGACAGCAGCCGCGTCGACGATCAGGTGCGCGGCCGGGCCGGGCGGCAGGGCGATCCGGGCGGCTCGGTGTTCTTCGTGAGCAAGGAGGACGAACTGCTTCTACGGTACGGCCTACGCCCGGCCGCCGACGCCCAGCGCCTCGCCGAACAGGTCGACCTCGAGGTGCACCGCAACACCTGGCGCTACCACTACCTGCTCGAACAGCACCGGACCGCGATCGCCGCCTACCGCGAGGAGATCCTCACCACCGACCGCGCGCTCGAGGTGATGGCCCGGTTCCACCCGGTCGACCGGCGGCTCGCGGCGATGCCCCGGCAGCTGCTGCTGTTCCATCTGGACCAGGCGTGGGCCGACTACCTGTCCGACATGGCCGAGCTCCGGGAAGGCATCCACCTGCGCTCGATCGCCAACCTGGACCCGCTCGACGAGTTCCACCGGGCCGCGATCCCCGTCTTCCGGCAGCTGATCCCGGCGGCCGAGCAGCGTGCCGCCGACGCGTTCGCCGCTCTCGACCCGGCCGCGCCCGACCCGGTTCTCGACCGCCCGAGCGCCACCTGGACGTACGTTGTCGACGACACCCCGTTCGACGCCGGTCTCGAGCAGTTCTTCTCCGGTATCCGCAACCTGCTCCGCTCCGGCTGGTCGTCCACCGTGGGCCGCTGA